One Fusarium falciforme chromosome 12, complete sequence DNA window includes the following coding sequences:
- a CDS encoding CBM21 domain-containing protein — translation MHRSSTSSTSCYGLTLDQPLRPGSPSFKHYRLPTSHSCQANYAQPLHITTAGILTLTGLGAEPSIMVAGSSGMRVRSPALVQYRERDDAGNGNENKMAPEALERRPKESPEVARASNQDLGGKSSPPFAPTKKTSPGTGSLDDRGKVDNESPSCQETSTTQGPGERLQRPRSESSERVRPALRPRHHRSSSMPSFSKTVHFDTKLNNVCYFRKADRPLAVSAGSSPVIGHLEANEYPFYADNDEDLFEWQLFTPNFPRNSLDRYSMPVRLERLYLSHDNKHILGSVIVANLAFEKSVICRFTLDYWTTTSETTAVHCCPVPGQMGKYDQFIFSIRLTETVNIESKPMFLCIRYNVNGQEFWDNNLGTNFQVDLRKKYGC, via the coding sequence ATGCATCGCTCTTCTACTTCCTCAACCTCTTGCTACGGCCTCACTCTGGATCAGCCCCTGCGACCCGGCTCTCCGTCTTTCAAACACTACCGGCTACCGACCTCGCATTCTTGCCAAGCAAATTACGCACAGCCACTCCACATTACGACGGCGGGCATTTTAACTCTAACGGGGTTGGGCGCGGAGCCAAGCATTATGGTCGCGGGGTCCTCGGGCATGCGAGTGAGATCACCTGCCCTGGTCCAATACCGAGAGCGAGACGATGCTGGTAACGGCAACGAAAACAAGATGGCTCCCGAAGCTCTGGAGAGGCGGCCAAAGGAATCACCGGAAGTGGCAAGGGCGTCGAACCAAGACTTGGGCGGCAAATCATCGCCACCATTTGCCCCTACGAAGAAGACCAGCCCAGGCACAGGGTCCCTCGACGACAGAGGCAAAGTTGATAACGAATCGCCATCATGCCAAGAGACGAGCACCACTCAGGGTCCTGGAGAAAGGCTCCAAAGGCCTCGCAGCGAGTCCAGTGAACGGGTCCGTCCCGCCCTTCGTCCGCGCCATCATCGAAGCTCCAGCATGCCTAGTTTTTCAAAGACGGTCCACTTCGACACGAAACTGAACAACGTTTGTTACTTCCGCAAGGCCGATCGCCCTCTCGCCGTCAGCGCAGGCTCTTCGCCAGTCATTGGCCATCTCGAGGCGAACGAGTACCCGTTCTACGCAGACAACGACGAGGACCTTTTTGAGTGGCAGCTTTTCACACCCAACTTTCCTCGGAATTCCCTGGATAGGTATTCCATGCCAGTCCGGCTCGAGAGGCTGTACCTCTCACATGACAACAAGCACATCTTGGGTTCGGTCATAGTGGCAAACCTGGCTTTTGAGAAGTCGGTCATTTGCCGCTTCACCTTGGACTACTGGACAACGACTTCCGAGACCACGGCGGTGCATTGCTGCCCTGTGCCCGGGCAGATGGGCAAATACGATCAATTCATATTCAGCATCAGGCTAACAGAGACTGTGAACATAGAATCGAAGCCCATGTTTCTCTGCATTCGCTACAACGTCAACGGGCAGGAGTTTTGGGATAACAATCTAGGCACAAATTTTCAGGTAgatttaagaaaaaagtatGGATGCTAG
- a CDS encoding Zn(2)-C6 fungal-type domain-containing protein, whose product MGETLVTRKRNLQSRTKVKTGCTTCRIRKVKCDEGKPFCLKCVNTGRTCDGYESPFRLVTSQPTHNSHARSMKSSAGALVTRHTVIEISPKDIDLLSRYFSTKTIFDVKLGCDEEARQVLQASLTNPPIQHAVSSLRALREHLEASGDLPMSLGQRHPSYGSDYGLQQYCMALGGLASNLSSSGSNGLKSALLCCQIFISIEQVRWNFTAMARHMIQGLSIMHEYRARPTFAGKRLVPAHHSQLPLLDVFIIKMFAAPCKFAEPPAAVDRSRATVSGVLTPPHQQTIGSRSIRAIAPDMRTELTRLATSTLEFLGRVSHVASPGEGIRLLSEKASLLKSLGSWLNDLELVYKDSGSPGSESLSVSFLRFFHQALKVILLGTLDSSPDLDSELRTESDRLQGIASNIDERVKAYGGFKRTGNGQGELSNVS is encoded by the exons ATGGGCGAAACCCTTGTTACGCGTAAACGGAACCTTCAAAGTAGAACAAAGGTGAAGACTGGATGTACAACCTGCAG AATACGGAAGGTTAAATGTGACGAGGGCAAGCCATTCTGCCTGAAATGTGTCAACACTGGCCGTACTTGCGACGGCTACGAGTCTCCCTTTAGACTTGTTACCAGTCAACCTACCCACAACTCTCATGCTCGTAGCATGAAGTCAAGTGCGGGCGCACTTGTCACCCGACACACCGTGATTGAGATCTCCCCCAAGGACATCGATCTCCTAAGCCGTTACTTCTCAACCAAGACCATATTCGACGTCAAACTGGGTTGCGATGAAGAGGCCAGGCAAGTTCTCCAAGCTAGCCTGACTAACCCACCAATACAACACGCAGTTTCGTCCCTTCGAGCTCTCCGGGAACATCTTGAGGCTTCCGGAGATCTTCCGATGTCTCTTGGGCAGCGACATCCGAGCTATGGCTCTGACTACGGCCTGCAGCAATATTGCATGGCCCTAGGGGGTCTCGCCTCCAATCTGTCGTCTTCAGGATCCAACGGACTGAAGTCGGCATTACTTTGCTGTCAGATCTTCATAAGTATTGAGCAAGTTCGATGGAATTTCACTGCCATGGCCAGGCATATGATTCAAGGACTCAGCATTATGCATGAGTACCGGGCAAGGCCAACCTTTGCTGGAAAAAGATTAGTGCCGGCGCACCATAGCCAGCTACCCTTGCTGGATGTCTTTATCATCAAGATGTTCGCTGCGCCATGCAAGTTTGCGGAGCCTCCAGCAGCGGTCGATAGAAGCAGAGCGACGGTGTCTGGGGTTTTAACGCCGCCCCATCAACAGACCATAGGGTCCCGCAGTATTCGCGCGATTGCACCTGACATGCGGACAGAGCTTACAAGGCTCGCTACGTCGACGCTTGAGTTTCTCGGCAGAGTATCGCATGTGGCATCACCAGGAGAGGGCATTCGACTACTATCCGAAAAGGCATCTCTGCTAAAATCGTTGGGATCATGGCTTAATGATCTTGAACTTGTCTATAAGGATAGTGGAAGTCCTGGCTCTGAGTCTCTTTCCGTCTCTTTCCTGCGCTTCTTCCACCAGGCACTGAAAGTTATTCTCTTGGGGACACTGGACTCCTCGCCGGATCTTGATAGCGAGCTGCGAACTGAAAGTGATCGATTGCAGGGTATAGCCAGCAATATAGATGAAAGAGTAAAGGCTTATGGAGGGTTCAAGAGGACTGGGAATGGTCAGGGGGAGCTATCTAATGTCAGCTGA
- a CDS encoding NAD(P)-bd-dom domain-containing protein: protein MHFLLLGATGRTGKHVVSELLSQGHTAVALVRTAGSLTPRPGLTVVTGSPLSKPDIQKALSAASSLTPSAAIVTLNTVRKSDSPFAPQLSPPRFLADSCANVCEVLEKAGIYRIVVMSTAGVGDSWANLPWLSKAFMGWTNIKYALEDHGLVDKEIRSTKMDWTLVRAVRLEFDNPKKKTDTKKDVQTLGSDGVGMGMADSVSAASAARFLVKVAVEGVFSKSAVVIRGQC from the coding sequence ATGCattttctccttcttggcgcaACTGGGCGCACCGGCAAGCACGTCGTCTCTGAGTTACTCTCCCAAGGCCATACGGCGGTAGCCCTCGTTCGTACCGCTGGCAGTCTCACTCCTCGTCCTGGCCTCACCGTCGTCACGGGATCGCCGCTATCAAAGCCGGACATACAAAAAGCCCTCTCTGCAGCGTCTTCTCTCACACCTTCTGCTGCCATCGTCACCTTGAATACGGTTCGCAAGTCCGATAGCCCTTTTGCACCCCAGCTTTCACCTCCTCGTTTCCTGGCCGACTCTTGCGCCAATGTCTGCGAGGTTCTGGAAAAAGCGGGCATCTACCGCATTGTAGTCATGTCGACAGCAGGCGTCGGGGACTCATGGGCCAACCTGCCGTGGCTGTCCAAGGCATTCATGGGATGGACCAACATAAAGTACGCCCTCGAGGATCACGGTCTCGTTGACAAGGAGATTCGATCGACAAAGATGGACTGGACACTTGTGAGGGCTGTGAGGCTGGAGTTCGACAatccaaagaagaagaccgACACTAAGAAGGACGTGCAAACGCTGGGTAGCGATGGTGTTGGAATGGGCATGGCCGACAGCGTGAGTGCTGCTAGTGCAGCGAGGTTCTTGGTCAAGGTTGCAGTCGAGGGAGTCTTTAGCAAAAGCGCAGTGGTTATTAGGGGTCAATGCTAG